One region of Oryza glaberrima chromosome 7, OglaRS2, whole genome shotgun sequence genomic DNA includes:
- the LOC127780730 gene encoding MDIS1-interacting receptor like kinase 2-like, whose product MALLQWKSSLRRSSSVPVLNSWQNHTTPCNWTGIECSHNAPLVVTTISLPNSSISGRLGELNFSALPFLNYIDLSSNSLIGEIPPSIGTLSALSYLDLTDNMLHGRIPSEIGDMRSLSQYLGLSLNNLTGHIPPSLGNLTMLMDISIHLNDLVGPIPEELGKLTNLVNLELSGTSLSGQIPTSISNLTKLRLLYLHSNQLSGPIPPSLGNLKEMQDLELANNHFTGGIPISFCNLTQLNILYLAMNQLTGYVPQEIGWLSNLTSLVLYTNQLRGPIPASIGNLTRLNYLYLYENQFMGFIPDEIGNLVNLEAMFIADNQISGSIPATFSNLTSMRRLSLFDNTLSGPLPQEFENLTGLVELSLFNNSLSGNLPSEICKGGQLETFNVANNMFTGRVPRSLKTCKSLKSLHLAYNQITGDISDFGPYPQLIDANLEENNLYGELSKNWAESTNLNSLALARNMITGALPPELSRLIRLEILVVHTNNLTGEIPPGIGNLTNLYMLTLARNKFIGHIPSEFGRMRGLQHLDISSNKLSGSIPPELGNCTKLIYFNINGNNLSGGFPVTIGNLVNLQIKLDASNNKFTGGIPAQLGNLAMLELLNLSHNQFNGNIPSSFANMVSLSTLDLSYNNLEGPLPTGRLFGNASTSSWFLHNKGLCGNMSGLPPCYSAPKLDHHKRNFHNLALAISLPTCIALILATFIVIMAFHRRKTSQQTTAIQRRDVFSVWNFDGKLAFEDITSATEDFNERHIIGAGGYGTVFKAQLQGGRLVAVKKLHPTEAEMTDEKMFLNEIEVLMKIRHRSIVKLYGYCSHPHYKFLVYDYIDRGSLHVTLENEEVAKELDWPKRAAIVRDVAQAIYYLHHECNPPIIHRDITSNNILLDSAFKAYVSDFGTSRILKPDSSNWSELAGTYGYIAPELSYTSVVTTKCDVYSFGVVVLEIVMGRYPRELQSITSAGQREKLALDNLDQRPLLSMMEEDIALLVKVAFACQQTSPQARPTMKDVYHILMHHPSSYCFPTTSEF is encoded by the exons ATGGCCCTCCTCCAATGGAAATCTAGCCTGAGAAGAAGCTCATCAGTACCGGTGCTAAACTCATGGCAAAACCACACTACCCCGTGCAATTGGACGGGCATCGAGTGTAGCCACAACGCACCGTTGGTGGTGACCACCATCTCCCTACCAAATTCAAGCATCAGCGGGCGACTTGGTGAGCTCAACTTCTCGGCACTCCCATTCCTCAACTATATTGACCTCAGCTCTAACAGCCTCATTGGAGAAATCCCGCCCTCTATCGGCACACTTTCTGCACTCTCCTACCTTGATCTTACTGATAATATGCTCCATGGTCGAATACCATCCGAGATAGGAGACATGAGGAGCCTTAGTCAATATCTGGGACTCTCACTCAACAATCTCACAGGTCACATCCCTCCTTCACTTGGAAACCTAACCATGCTAATGGATATCAGCATCCACCTAAACGACCTAGTTGGGCCAATCCCAGAAGAGCTTGGGAAGCTCACCAACCTAGTTAATTTGGAGCTCAGTGGCACTTCATTAAGTGGCCAAATACCTACAAGTATCAGCAATTTAACAAAGCTAAGGCTCCTCTACCTTCACAGTAATCAGCTGTCAGGGCCCATTCCACCATCTTTAGGCAACCTAAAAGAGATGCAAGATCTTGAGCTTGCCAATAACCATTTCACTGGTGGAATTCCAATATCTTTCTGTAACCTCACCCAACTAAACATACTTTATCTTGCTATGAATCAGCTTACAGGTTATGTTCCACAAGAGATAGGTTGGTTGTCCAATCTTACTAGCCTAGTTTTGTATACAAACCAGCTAAGAGGCCCTATTCCTGCTAGCATAGGGAACCTTACTAGGCTAAACTACCTCTACCTCTATGAGAACCAGTTTATGGGATTCATCCCTGATGAGATAGGAAATTTGGTGAACCTTGAAGCGATGTTTATTGCCGATAACCAGATTTCAGGTTCAATTCCTGCAACCTTTTCAAACCTTACGAGCATGAGAAGGTTGTCACTTTTTGATAACACTCTGTCAGGTCCTCTGCCTCAAGAATTTGAGAATCTTACAGGTTTAGTTGAGCTCAGTTTGTTCAACAACTCTCTCTCGGGGAATTTACCCTCTGAAATTTGCAAAGGGGGCCAACTTGAAACATTCAATGTtgccaacaacatgttcaccggCCGTGTTCCTAGAAGCTTAAAGACTTGTAAGAGCTTAAAGAGCCTACACCTAGCTTACAACCAGATCACAGGAGATATATCCGATTTTGGACCATACCCACAGCTTATCGATGCAAACTTAGAGGAAAACAATCTTTACGGTGAACTATCAAAAAATTGGGCTGAAAGTACCAACCTGAACTCATTGGCATTAGCAAGGAACATGATAACCGGAGCCTTACCGCCCGAGCTCTCAAGACTGATTAGATTGGAAATTCTTGTAGTTCATACTAACAACCTAACAGGGGAGATACCACCAGGTATAGGCAATCTAACAAATCTATACATGCTCACCTTAGCACGTAACAAATTTATAGGGCACATACCATCAGAATTTGGACGAATGCGTGGGTTGCAACACCTTGATATTTCTTCAAACAAGTTAAGTGGGTCAATACCTCCAGAGCTTGGCAATTGCACCAAGCTAATATACTTCAATATTAACGGCAATAACTTGAGTGGAGGTTTTCCTGTCACCATTGGAAATCTAGTAAATCTGCAGATCAAGTTGGATGCTAGCAATAATAAATTCACAGGAGGAATCCCTGCACAGCTTGGGAACCTTGCAATGCTAGAACTTTTAAACCTCTCCCACAATCAATTCAATGGAAACATTCCATCCTCCTTTGCAAACATGGTTAGTCTTTCCACACTTGATTTATCATACAACAATCTGGAAGGGCCTCTTCCTACAGGACGACTATTTGGCAATGCCTCAACTAGCAGCTGGTTTCTTCACAACAAAGGTCTATGTGGAAACATGTCTGGCCTACCACCTTGCTATTCAGCTCCTAAGTTGGATCATCATAAAAGAAATTTTCACAATTTGGCACTAGCTATCTCCCTTCCGACATGCATAGCCCTTATTCTTGCAACGTTCATTGTGATTATGGCTTTTCATAGAAGGAAAACATCACAACAAACCACAGCCATTCAAAGAAGAGATGTGTTTTCAGTGTGGAATTTTGATGGGAAACTAGCATTCGAGGATATCACTAGTGCAACAGAAGATTTCAATGAAAGGCACATCATTGGAGCAGGAGGGTATGGTACTGTCTTCAAGGCTCAGCTTCAAGGTGGTCGATTGGTTGCAGTGAAAAAGCTTCATCCAACTGAAGCAGAGATGACCGATGAAAAGATGTTCCTCAATGAAATTGAAGTTTTAATGAAGATTCGACATCGAAGCATTGTCAAGCTATATGGGTATTGCTCACATCCCCATTACAAATTTCTAGTATATGATTACATAGATAGAGGAAGCCTTCATGTGACCTTAGAAAATGAAGAGGTAGCAAAGGAACTAGATTGGCCAAAGCGAGCTGCTATCGTACGAGATGTGGCTCAAGCTATATACTACTTGCATCATGAATGCAACCCACCAATCATTCACCGTGACATAACAAGTAACAATATATTGCTAGACAGTGCTTTCAAGGCTTATGTCTCGGATTTTGGCACATCAAGGATACTGAAACCTGATTCATCAAATTGGAGTGAACTGGCAGGGACATATGGCTACATAGCCCCAG AGCTCTCATACACGTCGGTTGTGACAACAAAATGTGATGTCTACAGTTTTGGTGTGGTTGTGCTAGAGATTGTAATGGGGAGATATCCAAGAGAACTGCAATCCATTACTTCTGCTGGACAGCGTGAAAAGCTTGCATTGGATAATTTGGACCAACGCCCATTATTGTCAATGATGGAGGAGGATATTGCTCTGCTTGTGAAAGTGGCTTTTGCTTGCCAGCAAACATCTCCTCAGGCAAGGCCTACAATGAAAGATGTCTATCATATACTGATGCACCACCCATCCTCTTATTGTTTTCCGACAAcctctgaattctga